From a region of the Fischerella sp. JS2 genome:
- a CDS encoding nitroreductase family protein has translation MEKPANSQYPIHQLLQQRWSPLAFSQQQVEKEKLCSLLEAARWAASSFNEQPWHFIVATKDNPEEFQRLLSCLAQGNQVWAQHAPVLMLSVAKLYFEKNHTENRHAFHDVGAAACSLAIEATSLGLFIHQMAGFDVSKARELYNIPEGYEPVAAIAIGYPGEPEALPEKYQQRECATRQRKPLEKFVFTGSWGEISPVISLDS, from the coding sequence ATGGAAAAGCCTGCTAATTCCCAATATCCAATTCATCAGTTGCTACAACAACGCTGGAGTCCTCTGGCATTTTCTCAACAGCAAGTTGAAAAAGAAAAGCTTTGCAGTTTACTAGAAGCTGCGCGCTGGGCTGCTTCTTCATTCAATGAACAGCCTTGGCACTTCATCGTGGCGACTAAAGACAATCCTGAAGAATTCCAGCGTCTGCTTAGTTGTCTAGCACAAGGAAATCAAGTCTGGGCGCAACATGCACCTGTCTTGATGCTGTCGGTAGCAAAACTTTACTTTGAGAAAAATCACACTGAAAACCGTCATGCATTTCATGATGTAGGTGCAGCAGCTTGTAGTCTGGCAATTGAAGCAACTTCTCTCGGTTTATTCATCCACCAAATGGCAGGATTTGATGTATCTAAGGCGCGGGAGTTGTACAATATCCCTGAAGGTTATGAACCAGTAGCAGCGATCGCAATTGGGTATCCAGGCGAACCGGAAGCACTGCCCGAAAAGTACCAACAGCGTGAGTGTGCTACCCGTCAGCGCAAGCCTTTAGAGAAGTTTGTGTTTACTGGCAGTTGGGGAGAGATTTCGCCTGTGATTTCGCTGGACTCGTAA
- a CDS encoding transposase produces MNNYEPQPKTNKPKHKGKYRIDSTRLPAWNYASDGGYFVTICTDGKKCFFGEVVQGEMQLSAIGEIAHKLWYEIPNHFSNCQIDSFCVMPNHIHGILIINQTQQDAMNHQTQQDAMNHQTQQDAMNRVSTRMDRQRGGVTGLFNPMLSKNSLSKIIRWYKGRCTFEINQIYEGFGWQKRFYDNIIRDEFALAQIRQYIINNPINWERDHEQPPHHPL; encoded by the coding sequence ATGAATAATTACGAGCCTCAACCAAAAACCAACAAACCTAAACACAAAGGTAAATATCGAATTGATTCAACACGTTTGCCAGCATGGAATTATGCTAGTGATGGTGGATATTTCGTTACCATTTGCACAGATGGTAAGAAATGCTTTTTTGGTGAGGTTGTACAAGGCGAAATGCAACTATCAGCAATTGGAGAAATTGCTCATAAATTGTGGTACGAGATTCCTAATCATTTTTCTAATTGCCAGATAGATTCGTTTTGCGTCATGCCTAATCATATTCATGGAATTCTGATTATTAATCAAACACAACAAGACGCGATGAATCATCAAACACAACAAGACGCGATGAATCATCAAACACAACAAGACGCGATGAATCGCGTCTCTACAAGGATGGATCGGCAACGGGGTGGGGTGACTGGGCTATTTAACCCGATGTTGTCTAAAAATTCCCTTTCTAAAATTATTAGATGGTACAAAGGACGATGTACTTTTGAAATTAATCAAATATATGAAGGTTTTGGATGGCAAAAAAGGTTTTATGACAATATAATTCGTGATGAATTCGCCCTCGCTCAAATTAGACAATATATTATCAATAACCCAATCAATTGGGAACGCGATCACGAACAACCACCCCATCACCCCTTGTAG